In the bacterium genome, ATCGGGGAAGAGCCTTTCTCTCATCGGAGAAAAGCCTTTCTCTCAGGAGCCATCGCTGGGCCTCGCCGAGCTTGAAACGGCCCCAGAGCGCCTCCGAGCGACGAAATGCCCGGCACGCGGCTTGCTCTACACCCGCGTATGGGAAGGGGATGCCGTGCCTTCGGGCGCGGCTTTCCTGCGGGGGCGGCGCTCCACCACGACTCGGAGCGTTGCCCCCCGCTCGTCCCCCCCGGCCGCTAGAGCACCAGCCGCGCCAGGCCGATCCCGAGCCCCACGCCGACCACGGCCAGGATCACGCTGCCGACGGCGTAGGCTGCAGCCATTCCGAATTCGCCCCGGCCGATGAATTCCCAGCATTCCAGGCCGAAGGCCGAAAACGTCGTGAAGCCGCCCAGCAAGCCGCCGATCAGGCTCACCCGCAGGCGAGGGTCGAGCCCGGACCGGTCCTCGAAGAGCTCCGCCAGGA is a window encoding:
- a CDS encoding CrcB family protein; the encoded protein is MHWLGVFLFGGCGAVARVWAATLVDGRFFPWATLGVNFLGCLAIGFLAELFEDRSGLDPRLRVSLIGGLLGGFTTFSAFGLECWEFIGRGEFGMAAAYAVGSVILAVVGVGLGIGLARLVL